The Candidatus Thermoplasmatota archaeon sequence GGCCGCGATCACGACGGGCTTCTTGCGCGCTTCGAGGTTGCCCAGGATGGTGACGTTCACCTGCGTGAAGGGGTCCTCCGCGCAGTCCATGACGAGCACGATGCCGTCCACCTCTTCGAGCCATCGGATGGCCTCGATGACGCCCTCGGTCGCTTCCTTGGCCCGCCGGCGCGCGTCCTCCTCGGTCAAGCCGTACTTCTCGACGAACTCGTGGAAGTCGATCTTCGTTGCGATGCCGGGCGTGTCGATGACGTCGATCTGGAGGCTTCGGCCGTTGGCCTGGACGAGGACGTTCTCGCGCGAACGCACGCGCCGCGTCTCGTGCGGGACGGCCGAGGCGGCGCCCAGAACGTCGCCGGCAAAGTCGCGCACCATGCGGTTGGCAAGCGTCGTCTTCCCGGCGTTGGGGGGGCCGTAGATTCCGATCTTGACCTGCTTTTTCTTGGCAAAGAGGCGCCCAAACCAGCCGGCGGCAAGCTTGGCGCGAAGACCCTGGACAAAACCCACCGTCAACGCCCTCCTGGTGGCACGTGCATCCCGGCGAAAGAATCCGGGCGGCTTGCTATAAGATTGTCGAAATGAAAATGGAAAGCGGGGATTTGCCGTGGGGTGCGTCAGTTCCGCAGCGTCTCCGGCTGCGGCTTCCACGCGTGCAACCGCAGCCCGTCCCGGATCTCGACGCTCACGCCGTAGTTGAGGTCGATGTCGCGGCTCTCGCAGCCCGGGCACACCGGCGTGGGGTAGCGGCGGATGTTCCAGAAGTCGGTGGCGCGCTCGTTGCGGATGAGCGTCCACTCGGACTCGCGGGCCACGCGGCCGCAAGCACGGCAGCGGAAGAGGAACTGCTCCGCCATCATCGTCGGCATGGAGGCGCGGGACTTGAAGTTGGCGCTTCCGGTCACGGGCCGGGCGGCTTCCCGGGGATGGCCACGTTATCGGGCCCGGCGGGCTCGGCGACAAGCTCGGGCGGCGCGCGGAAGCGGATCACGATCGCGACGCCGACGAGGACGATTGCAGCCGCGGCAAGCGTGCGCGCGGAAAGGACCTCGCCCGCAAGCGCCCAGCCGAGGAGGACGGCGACGACGGGGTTCACGTAGGCGTACGTGGCGACCTTCGCCACGGGCGCGTGGCGCAGCAGCCACACGTAAGCGGACAGCGCCACGATGGACCCGAAGAAGACGAGGAAGAGGAAGGCGGCCCACGACCTCGCGGAGACGCCTTCG is a genomic window containing:
- a CDS encoding Era-like GTP-binding protein; the encoded protein is MGFVQGLRAKLAAGWFGRLFAKKKQVKIGIYGPPNAGKTTLANRMVRDFAGDVLGAASAVPHETRRVRSRENVLVQANGRSLQIDVIDTPGIATKIDFHEFVEKYGLTEEDARRRAKEATEGVIEAIRWLEEVDGIVLVMDCAEDPFTQVNVTILGNLEARKKPVVIAANKIDLPNASPAALKAAFPQHPVVPISGMTGYNVEGLYETMIKHFGG